From the Microplitis mediator isolate UGA2020A chromosome 6, iyMicMedi2.1, whole genome shotgun sequence genome, one window contains:
- the LOC130670337 gene encoding TD and POZ domain-containing protein 2-like: MTMNVNSEAEIIKFTWNIDSVIGVKSWVCSEQFYSAGTAPVSFDLGLRQADSTPQRLLYLRVRKNNLRQVKDSIQIDQIHTPQKFDNPPKKFDNPPQNVKLSKFYSRVFSNSSIPSIPSIPSSSIHASNFNNTKPSVTRLCTLERNRWKESLILNIREYTNESSKVLPDDKCNSYLKMTIECKIILQGFISEQPEKIMPINFHKFLNADVFNDITLIVDGKELPAHKVILSVHSPYFNAMLTTDMKEVKENRITIKNFSLDIITEMLEFFYTGKTNAIKDVDVALKMIEVAAMYQIINLIEICERTLLKNMNIDNVLSITNVADDFNLTQLRHKGIEFIFDNKNLIVKLPEFKDLCQNKPLLMFELMKCTLLK; this comes from the coding sequence ATGACAATGAATGTAAATTCAGAGGcagagataataaaatttacgtgGAACATTGATTCTGTGATTGGTGTTAAGTCATGGGTTTGCTCGGAACAGTTCTATTCAGCTGGTACAGCTCCAGTTAGTTTTGATCTCGGGTTACGGCAGGCTGATTCTACTCCTCAGAGATTACTTTATCTACGAGtacgaaaaaataacttgagaCAAGTAAAGGATAGTATACAGATTGATCAAATTCATACACCACAAAAGTTTGATAACccaccaaaaaaatttgataatccACCACAAAACGTAAAATTGTCTAAGTTCTATTCTAGAGTATTTAGTAACTCTTCTATTCCATCTATTCCATCTATTCCGTCTTCTTCTATTCATGCTTCTAATTTCAATAACACAAAACCTTCAGTAACTCGTTTATGCACATTAGAAAGAAATAGATGGAAAGAGTCTTTAATTCTTAATATTAGAGAATATACAAATGAATCGTCCAAAGTATTGCCTGATGATAAATGTAATTCTTATTTAAAGATGACGATTGAATGTAAAATCATTTTACAAGGTTTTATTAGTGAACAGcctgaaaaaattatgccaatcaattttcataaatttctaaACGCAGATGTATTCAACGACATCACTCTAATAGTTGATGGTAAAGAATTACCAGCACACAAAGTTATTTTGTCGGTGCACAGTCCGTATTTTAACGCGATGCTAACCACCGACATGAAAGAAGTCAAAGAAAATcgtattacaattaaaaatttctcactTGATATTATTACTGAGAtgctagaatttttttataccggAAAAACAAATGCAATTAAAGACGTCGACGTTGCTTTGAAAATGATTGAGGTTGCAGCGATGTATCAAATCATCAACTTGATAGAAATTTGCGAGCGcacattattaaaaaacatgAATATTGATAATGTTTTATCTATTACAAATGTTGCTGATGATTTCAATCTTACTCAACTACGTCATAAAGggattgaatttatatttgataacaaaaatttaattgttaaacttCCTGAATTTAAGGATTTATGTCAAAATAAACCTTTGTTGATGTTTGAATTAATGAAgtgtactctcttaaaatga